The following proteins are encoded in a genomic region of Natrinema sp. DC36:
- a CDS encoding ferritin-like domain-containing protein, translating into MTTDEITDLLTGAYIDEFETVMNYQTNAIVLDGIHAEEVKTSLEEDIQEELDHARMLGERLKQLDESPPGSESFEANQHSLQPPEDTTDVQSVIEGVLEAEEDAIETYRSLIEAATEANDPVTEDVAVTILADEEAHRTEFRGFQKEFPMD; encoded by the coding sequence ATGACGACCGACGAGATCACCGACCTGCTAACCGGGGCGTATATCGACGAATTCGAGACCGTGATGAACTACCAGACCAACGCGATCGTCCTCGACGGCATCCACGCCGAGGAGGTCAAGACGAGCCTCGAGGAGGACATCCAGGAGGAACTCGACCACGCGCGGATGCTCGGCGAGCGACTGAAGCAACTCGACGAGTCGCCGCCGGGGTCGGAGTCGTTCGAGGCCAACCAGCACAGCCTCCAGCCGCCCGAGGACACCACTGACGTCCAGTCGGTCATCGAGGGCGTTCTCGAGGCAGAGGAGGACGCCATCGAGACCTACCGGTCGTTGATCGAGGCCGCGACCGAGGCCAACGACCCGGTCACGGAGGACGTAGCGGTGACAATTCTCGCCGACGAGGAGGCCCACCGAACCGAGTTCCGCGGCTTCCAGAAGGAGTTTCCGATGGACTGA
- a CDS encoding DUF5779 family protein, whose protein sequence is MSDFDLDLRTVEEHIDDELELEGSIILGFLDGETPDEEWLEAISKGNVLVLNVEGDVNELAAGFARDVKESGGNLVHFRGFLLVTPPGVDVSTERL, encoded by the coding sequence ATGAGCGATTTCGACCTCGACCTTCGGACCGTCGAGGAGCACATCGACGACGAACTCGAGCTCGAGGGCAGTATCATCCTTGGTTTCCTCGATGGAGAGACGCCGGACGAGGAGTGGCTCGAGGCGATTTCGAAGGGGAACGTGCTCGTGCTCAACGTCGAAGGAGACGTGAACGAACTGGCCGCGGGATTCGCTCGAGACGTCAAGGAGTCCGGCGGGAATCTCGTTCACTTCCGGGGGTTTCTGCTCGTGACGCCGCCGGGCGTGGACGTGAGTACGGAACGGCTTTAG
- a CDS encoding VOC family protein, whose product MLTGLAWLALEAKYLEAAGTFYEETLGLTGRERGANELVFAAGDTDLVLRRPAALPRGGLHTHFAFSIPKSEYDDWWDRLDDDYDLEEARFGPSRSLYLYDPDGNCVELGQQDVAGPGIDGIFEVVLEVADLERAQAFYEDLGFETVDEGDDRKRVRLHGPMALELWEPHLGIADARGGVHVDLGFETDDPAAALEAVRDRIGSLERESDEEVVVRDPDGHFLTFTAP is encoded by the coding sequence ATGCTAACCGGGCTCGCCTGGCTCGCTCTCGAGGCCAAGTACCTCGAGGCAGCGGGGACGTTCTACGAGGAGACCCTGGGACTGACGGGGCGCGAGCGCGGGGCGAACGAACTCGTCTTCGCGGCGGGCGACACCGATCTCGTGCTCCGACGACCGGCGGCGCTCCCGCGGGGCGGGCTCCACACGCACTTCGCGTTCTCGATCCCCAAATCTGAGTACGACGACTGGTGGGACCGCCTCGACGACGACTACGACCTCGAGGAGGCGCGCTTCGGCCCCTCCCGGTCGCTCTACCTGTACGATCCCGACGGCAACTGCGTCGAACTCGGCCAGCAGGACGTCGCGGGGCCGGGAATCGACGGCATCTTCGAGGTCGTCCTCGAGGTCGCGGATCTCGAGCGCGCGCAGGCCTTCTACGAGGATCTCGGATTCGAAACTGTCGACGAAGGCGACGACCGCAAGCGCGTCAGACTCCACGGGCCGATGGCCCTCGAGCTCTGGGAACCTCACCTCGGAATCGCCGACGCCCGGGGGGGCGTCCACGTCGACCTCGGATTCGAGACAGACGACCCGGCAGCGGCGCTCGAGGCGGTGCGCGATCGAATCGGTTCGCTCGAGCGGGAGTCGGACGAGGAGGTCGTCGTCCGCGATCCGGACGGTCACTTCCTGACGTTTACCGCACCGTGA
- a CDS encoding ribbon-helix-helix domain-containing protein, with translation MTDYTTVSIPKDLADRVEETIEGTSFQSTSDLVRFLLRSIVIQHQREGELTEAEFEEITEQLRGLGYLE, from the coding sequence ATGACCGACTATACCACGGTGTCGATTCCGAAGGATCTCGCGGACCGCGTCGAGGAAACAATCGAGGGAACCAGCTTCCAGAGCACGAGCGACCTCGTCCGATTCCTGCTGCGCAGCATCGTCATCCAGCACCAGAGGGAGGGCGAACTCACCGAAGCCGAGTTCGAAGAGATCACCGAACAGCTCCGCGGGCTGGGCTATCTCGAGTGA
- the aglJ gene encoding S-layer glycoprotein N-glycosyltransferase AglJ: MEDDAVRAGSSILSDGAGEVAVTEDAREVSPDDVCVLIPTLDEAATIADVIEGFREQGYTNVVIVDGNSTDGTREIARGCGAEVLVQSGDGKGQAVREALEYITVPYVLMADGDGTYDPADADKMVEPLSRGYEHVIGNRFAEMDDDAMRALNGFGNRMINRAFGFVHGANYEDILSGYRAFTVESFERLSLDSDGFTIETELAVECVKHGVETTVVPVSYSARPDESETNLHPVTDGGTILLTLYSLAKTNNPLFYFGSLGVAGILSGSLIAVYVLWEWIQYTQSHEVMALASAAAILLGVQLLMFGVLSDMLVTLHREQRRRLERIARESNDE; encoded by the coding sequence TTCGTGCGGGCTCGAGCATCCTCTCGGACGGCGCAGGGGAGGTCGCCGTGACCGAGGACGCCCGCGAGGTCTCGCCCGACGACGTCTGCGTTCTCATCCCGACGCTCGACGAGGCGGCCACGATCGCCGACGTGATCGAGGGCTTCCGCGAGCAGGGGTATACGAACGTCGTCATCGTCGACGGCAACTCGACCGACGGCACTCGCGAAATCGCTCGCGGGTGCGGTGCCGAGGTGCTGGTCCAGTCCGGTGACGGAAAGGGCCAGGCCGTCCGCGAGGCCCTCGAGTACATTACCGTCCCCTACGTGCTGATGGCCGACGGCGACGGCACCTACGATCCGGCCGACGCCGACAAAATGGTCGAACCGCTCTCGAGAGGGTACGAGCACGTGATCGGCAACCGCTTCGCCGAGATGGACGACGACGCGATGCGCGCGTTGAACGGCTTCGGTAATCGGATGATCAATCGCGCGTTCGGGTTCGTCCACGGCGCCAACTACGAGGACATCCTCTCGGGCTACCGAGCGTTCACCGTCGAGTCGTTCGAACGGCTCTCGCTCGACTCCGACGGGTTCACGATCGAGACCGAACTCGCCGTCGAGTGCGTCAAACACGGGGTCGAGACGACGGTCGTCCCGGTCAGTTACAGCGCTAGGCCCGACGAGTCCGAAACCAACCTCCACCCGGTCACAGACGGCGGAACGATCCTGCTCACGCTGTACTCGCTGGCCAAGACGAACAACCCCCTGTTCTACTTCGGCAGTCTCGGGGTCGCCGGTATTCTCTCGGGCAGTCTCATCGCTGTCTACGTCCTCTGGGAGTGGATTCAGTACACCCAGAGCCACGAAGTCATGGCCCTCGCCTCGGCGGCCGCCATCCTGCTGGGCGTCCAGCTCCTCATGTTCGGCGTCCTCTCGGACATGCTCGTGACCCTCCACCGCGAGCAGCGGCGGCGACTCGAGCGAATCGCTCGAGAGTCGAACGACGAGTGA